The Brachionichthys hirsutus isolate HB-005 unplaced genomic scaffold, CSIRO-AGI_Bhir_v1 contig_1321, whole genome shotgun sequence genomic interval ATTGTATCTGATCGAGTCTCACCGGTGACTCCGAGCGGTCGGATGGTGTACTCGTTAAGTGTGAAGCCTTTCTCCAAAGCATGAGTTCTCATGCTTTTGTTGAAGATATCGCTTCCGGTGAAATACAGAACTCCACAGTAGTATTGGTCCTTGGGAATTAACCTTGTTAATGGACAAAGGTCAGACAGCAAGACAATACAGTTGATTagaaaagataacatataaaaagtGTAGGTTAACTTTATAATTTTGTTTGTATGCAAATGGACCTGTTTGGTGTTAGATAGAATCTTTTAAATGAGATCACAGATTGTTTTGAGAAAGGATGAGAATATTTTGGCAACACGATGAGCTTCTGTCTGCTAACTCAGTCCATGCTTTATGACATAAATATGTATTAAATGCCTCAACTGTGAAAGTAGAATCGCAGTAATCACAGAATACAGCACGGTACCTGATATCAATACGCCTGTGAAGAAATTCCCCCTCATCTTCAtcgctctgctgcagctggcagactccctggaaaaaaacacatcacagtCACACACTATAGTTTTGGAACCGTTACCAAACCAACCATGTTCCACACAAAGCTGAGCATGAGACAGCAGAAATAGATACCTTACCATGAACTTCGTTTCTCCTTTGGACAGTGTGTTGGTCACAAATCCAATGGACTCAAAATGATCAACAACTGCGTGGAGGAGCTTGGGCTAGAaaaaagattcattcattcattcattttcttccacaTTTCCACTCCAGCAactggagttgctggagcctatcccggcttgcAATTGGccgagagacggggtacaccccgaatgcatatCCAGCACACAGaggggcaacacagagacagacaaccagtcaTGCATACACTCACaccctatggacaatttggagtcatcaattcacctaaattggatgtttttggaggtgtgaggaaaccagagaacccagagaaaactcACGCAAAGTTAAATCAAACAGGAGTCGATGGCAACACAAGAATATACATGTATATGAATACAGCTGAAACAAATCTTACCTGCTTTGCAGTTTCAGAGGTGTAGTCTGGATGCGTCAGCAATATATCAATATCACCACTCGATGCAGCGCCTGGAAATTATAAACATGTAAACCAATAAAAGGAGACCCAGACTTTGAACGCCGATCAATAAATGAGCATCAACTGTCATCATTTTTGAGATTATACCTCTCCTGTAGCTTCCACAGATAGTGCCGATATATTCTGTGCCAATCTTCTTTAACTCGTCAATGATAAGTGTCTAAATAAAGAacacagtgaaaacacacacaaacacccgcAGGATTTaagaaaactgaaaataaaggtAACGATAgcagataaataataatcatcacCTCCATCATTTCCATTTCAGCTCGTGGTATCCTCTTCTCAAATTCCTCAAAGTACCTTAAGGTAACAAAATAATCCATTAAATAAGACTCAAGTATCAATAAAGAAAGACAGAGGATACTGAAGGAGATCTTTATAAAGAACATTTGGTCAGACAAACTTACTTGAGTCCAATCTGTTGATGATGATTTAGCTTGTCTTCAATCTTTTTCAGATCTAAGaattaattgtaaaaaaaaaaaaaaaattgatcaTATAATGAAAGGctgacattaaataaaatatgtgagcAATTGTTATGGGAGTCAATGGTGAAACAAACCGTCCAATGTCTTCACCCCTTCATCAAAAAACTTCCTGGCAGCCGCTGGGCTAAATTCAAGATCAGAGGATGCTGTTAGTTAAATGCAGTGCATAGAGTTGATCTATTGCCCCCCAAAGATGTCAGCTCCTGCTGGTAATCCAGTACATTTCAATGCGTCACTTTGTCTTTCAGTTACATTTGATCAGCTACTATTAGTAATAATTAATACATACCCAATTCCAGTAACTCTGGTGAGAAAGTTGATCGAAGAGCTGGTGTCATCATTTCTAATCTGAAATATGAAAGTGGCACATCAGTCTGGTAGGGCAGTAAAACAAAGCGAATATGAACTAGATAAACTGTGGCATCAATAATGTTGCCCCAAGAATCACCTTTTCCAGTTTCCGTAGTTTTCCAGTTTGGAGGAACTCATCAATCTTTTCTGCTATTTTTGCTCCAACACCATCCtgttgaaatgtgaaaacaagCATTACGGTAGTGAACAGTGTGACCTATAGTACAGATTGAAGCTACAGCAGAGGGAATCCCTCAACACACAACTACATCCACCCGAGCACATTAGTGGCAGGAAAGCGTGACAGTTATCTTCAGATTAAAAGTAGTAACGACCGAGTCATCTGTCCTCGCAGATGTTAAATATCACTAAAACATCTATTCACAATGAAAAGCGGCTCTAATGATACAAAGGTTTCACATGCATATGGATATATGTCACCAGCCCAAGTGTTCACATTTGTATTGAGAATTAACAGATTTTTATGAACTGAATTGAAGTGCAGATACCAGTTTCTTGGCCTCTTCACCATTTTTGATTTTGTTAGGGTATTTGGCAATGGCAGACGCTGCTTTCCTAGATGGGAAACAAAAtctaaattatttgttttacatatatatttattattattataacacaGACAAGAATTACatgtaaaatatgttaaatTCATGGAGCAACTTAATGATACATAACATAATAACAATTTAATCGTACTGTTTAAGTTATCCGACAAGGACCTGTCCTATTGTTAACACCAAATATATTCTGCACCAAGTCTGGTAAAGATGACTGCTGTCAACAATCCTGTAATAAAACCTGTACTTAagctttatttaaccaggtaagctAATTGAGAATAACTTAGTGTTGCATTATATGGAATTATTGTGCGTGCACAGATGTATGTATACAGTACACCTATTAAAGCTCCAGACGCTTACCTGTAAGCATTGTACTTGTGTATCGCCCTGTTGACATTTTTCTCATAATTGGCCAACTCTGGAAACAGAAAATGGAcacttaaatgtatttaagaCTACCTCCTGTAGTTTATTATCACAACATAACTTCCAGCAATAAACTGCCAACTCAGCTGATGCTATTTAAATAGAACAGCAGCAATGTAATCGTCAGAACAGAGAATTTAAGATTTTAGAGTCACGCAAACCAgatggaaaacacaaatgaaacaaactTCAAAACAATTTACGAATACTAAAAGTTTAGTTATTTGGAAGCACCAGTAAAACGCCATAGCTACAGTCAAGCTATATTTAGCTAAACTCAACCGCCTGCCTCACATACCGACAAGAAAGTCTGTTATTCCCTCATTTAAAGACTCCTGTGGCGCTTTTCTCTTGCTCATTGCAGACTTGATAATATCTCCCTTAAATAAACGGTCTTACGTCCATGTATTAAATGTTACGGCTTGTGTTTCGCCTGTTCCCGAACGAGACCTTTAGCTTTAGCAATCGAGCAGAACAATGACTACAACATCCgacgggggagggggaggggcgtAAACGTCACACATACGCACCGAGCAGCGTGACGACTTCTTCGTTTAGTTAAATAGCGGTCGGCAACTTGCGTTTAAGGCGTGTTACCGCCACCTGATTACGTGTCCATGTTTTACTCTAGTTCTGCCGTGGCAAAAATAGTTAAATAAGGATCTGAGTCAAACAGGAGTTGTCTTTGTCTATTTTATTATCGAAGCTTCGAGTGCTCAGCAGTATGCAACAAACAATGCAggttagaaaataaaaatgtatattgcTAAACCAGCAGATGTGTTAAGAGTCTATTTTTATATAAACTTTGTCCCTGGAGAATATCTTAATGGCCTCTTCGATTTCAGAAAGTCT includes:
- the LOC137916239 gene encoding DNA polymerase beta-like, giving the protein MSKRKAPQESLNEGITDFLVELANYEKNVNRAIHKYNAYRKAASAIAKYPNKIKNGEEAKKLDGVGAKIAEKIDEFLQTGKLRKLEKIRNDDTSSSINFLTRVTGIGPAAARKFFDEGVKTLDDLKKIEDKLNHHQQIGLKYFEEFEKRIPRAEMEMMETLIIDELKKIGTEYIGTICGSYRRGAASSGDIDILLTHPDYTSETAKQPKLLHAVVDHFESIGFVTNTLSKGETKFMGVCQLQQSDEDEGEFLHRRIDIRLIPKDQYYCGVLYFTGSDIFNKSMRTHALEKGFTLNEYTIRPLGVTGVAGEPLFVDCEQDIFEYIHYKYREPKDRSQ